Genomic segment of Bacillota bacterium:
ACCGGCCCGCCACCTCGACGGCGTGGGCGAGGCGCTTCTCCTCCACGTGCAGGGCGTAGAGCTCGACCAGGAGCGGCGCCCTCAGGACGTCCCGGAAGTCCCAGGCCAGCGTCTCCAGCCAGTAGGTGGTGGTGTACGCCAGGTCGTAGAGCGGCACCACGAAGGCGTCCACCAGCGGCGCCACCGCCGCCAGGTCGACGCCGAACCGCTCCCGCTGGTGCTCCGGCAGCGGGTCGGGGTAGAGGGTGAAGGTGAGGAGCGGTGCCTCGCCCGGCGCCGCGCGCCGGATCCGCTCCACCGCGCGGCGGGTGAAGTCGCTCAGGACCCCCGCCCGCCACTCCAGCCAGTCCAGCCCCGGCCGGTTGCGCCGCGCCCGGGCGTACTCCGCCTCGCAGTGCGGGCAGCGGCAGAACCCCTCGCGGGCGTAGTCGACGTCGTCCAGGCGGATGCCGGGGACGCCCGCCCGGGCCGCCTCCTCCAGGCGGTCCAGGAGGCGCGCCTGCACCTCCGGCCGCGAGGGACAGACGCTGTCCCAGTCGAAGAAGCTCGCCCCGCGCGCGGCGCGCAGCCCCTCGCCGTTGACCTGGACCCAGTCCGGATGCTCCGCCGCCAGCCGGTTGTCGCCGAAGCAGGAGATCATGGCGTGGGCGCCGGCCAGCGGCGGCTGTTCGAGCCCGCTCACGTCCTTCACTTCCAGGAAGGAGCCCGGGTACCGCTCGGCCAGCTTCCGATCCCGGGTGACCAGCGCCACCTCCGGCAGCTTCGCCCGCGCCGTCCCCCCGCTCATCCCGTGGCCGCCTTCCAGGCGCGCAGCCGCTCGGCCAGGAGCCCGGAGACCACGCGGAGGATCTGCTCGCCCTTCTCCCGGGTGGCCAGGGTGGCGTCGCCCGACTGCGCCCAGCGGTACTCCTCCAGCGCGCCGCCCACCCGGTAGACGCGGACGCCCAGCGGCTGCTCGGGCCAGTGGACGTGCGCCCGGCTCATGTCGACGCGACGCTCGTCGATCGCCAGGAGGACGGAGGTCTCGTCCTCGCCCGCGTGCCCCTGCCCCTGGCAGATGCGCCGGATCTCGGGGGCGAAGTCCAGCCACCAGGACCAGATCGCCACCTCGGCGCCGTGCTCCGCGATCGCCTCGGCCGCCCCCCGGAGCGCCCCGGTGTTGCCGCCGTGGCCGTTGAAGACGGCCAGCCGGCGGACCCCGCTCTCGGCGATGGAGGCACCCACCGCCGCCACGTAGGCACGGAAGACGTCGTCCGGCACGTTGACCGTCCCCGGGTAGACCGAGAGGTCCCAGGAGTGGCCGTACGGGATGGGCGGGTAGACCATCACCCGGTCCTCCAGCAGCTCCGCCACCCGCCGGGCCAGCTCGACCGGCGCCAGGATGTCGGAGCCCAGGGGCAGGTGCTCACCGTGCGCCTCCAGCGAGCCCACCGGCAGAATCGCCAGGTCGGTGCTGCGGACCGCCTCGCGGAAGGCGGCCATCGTCGTCCAGAGCGTCTCGATCCTCGCCACCCCCTCGCATGCCTTTTTCGGCCGTGATCGGTGACTGGAACCACGGTCTCGGAACCGGCGCCATGACTCCACTTCGCGGCCTCGCCGCTCCCCGCCCTCCCGATCCCGGCCGCCACCCGGGTGGAACCCGCGCACCGCCTAGGCGGCGCCCCCCTCCCCGCCCTCCTGCCGGAGCAGCACGCCTGCCGCACGGAAGAGCTCCTCCACGTCCGCCCGGTCGTCGGCGTACGGGCGGCGGTAGACCACCTCGCGCACGCCGGCGTTGATCAGCGCCTTGGCGCACTCCACGCAGGGCGTGTGGGTGCAGTAGAGCGTCGCGCCGTCGGCCGCCACCCCGAAGCGCGCGCACTGCAGGAGCGCGTTCAGCTCGGCGTGGACCGCGCGCGTGCAATGCTCCCCGTAGAGGAGGCAGCCCACCTCCGTGCAGTGGGGGAGACCCCGCGGCGCGCCGTTGTACCCGGTGGCCAGGATCCGCCGCTCGCGCACCAGCACCGCGCCCACGTGCTGCCGGTCGCACGTCGCCCTCTCCGCCACCAGCTCCGCCACGCTCAAGAAGTACTCGTCCCAGCCGGGCCTCAGCCGTCCCGCCTCCCTTCACCCGATACGGCGCCGCCGTCCCAACCCCTGGTCACGGGCCTGTCGCCACCCCCGGCCACCGCGGGGACCGTCCCCGCCCGGGCAGGAAGCGCTCCGGCCGGTCCGAAGGCTATGGGGAGGGGGTGGGGACGCCTTGACGTCGCCTGGCAGACCGCTCCCCCCGCGCGAAGGGTCATGGCCGGGCCGGCGGGGGTCGGGGTGGGTCGCCCCCTTCCTCCTGGCGGCACTGCTCCTCGCCCCCTGGTCCGGCATGCCGGGGCGCGTCCAGGCGGCCCGGACCGCGGCGGCCTCCCCGGCCGCCCAGGCGGCAGAGGCTGCTCAGGCCGCGCAGGCCGCTCCGTCGCCCGGCGCCGCGGCCGCCCTGGCGCTCGCCCGCATCAACGTCTACCGGGGGCTGGCGGGCCTTCCGCCCCTCCGGCTCGATCCGGAGCTGGGGCGCGCCGCCCAGGCGCACGCCGACTACTTCCTGCAGAATCTGGCCGACTTCCGGCAGATCACCCTGGCCGTCCACCGGGAGGAGCCGGGGCGGCCGGGGTTCACCGGCGTCGAGCCCTGGGACCGGGCGGCGGCGCAGGGTTACCCCTCGCGGTCGAGCATCGGCGAGGACATGGCCTTCGGCACCGGGGTCCTGGAGGGGGTGGACGGGCTGATGGCAACCGTCTACCACCGCTTCCTCCTGCTCGACCCGTACGCCGCCGACGCCGGGGTGGGGCTGGCCGGCCGGCGCGGCGAGGCGGCCGCGCTGCCGGTGCTGGACCTGGAGACCGGCCGCCGGGGCGACTGGCCCCGGCTGGACCCGGCCACCGCGGTCCTGTATCCGGCGGACGGGCAGTCCGGCGTCCCGGTCGCCTTCGACGGGGAGGTGCCCGACCCGCTGGCCGCCTTCGGCGCCCGACCGCCGACCGGCTACCCGATCACGGTCCAGTTCCCCAGCCTGCTGCTCTCGAGCCTTGAGCTGCGGAGCGCCTCGCTGGTCGACCTCGGCAGCGGCGCCGCCGTCCCCTTCTGGGCGCTGACGCCGGCCGAGGCCGCCTCGGCCGGGCAGAAGGAAGAGCTGGGCCAGGCGGTCGCCCTCCTGCCCAAGGCGCCCCTCCGGCCGGGCGTGCGCTACCAGGTGGCGCTGGACCTGGTTCTCCGCGACGTCTCCGGCAGGGAGGTCCGCCTCCACCGCACCTGGAGCTTCACCACCCAGGCCCGGGCCTACCCGGCGCTCTCCCGCGTGGACGCCCGCTGGTCGCTGGACGGGCGGGGGCGCGTCGGGCGCGTCGAGCTCTCGCTCCCCGCAGGCATCCCGGGGAGCGCGGTGCGCGCCTTCCTGGCGGGGCTGCCGGTGGCGCGGGAGGCGGCCGGCGGCTCCACCTGCGCCTTCCGGGCGCCGGCCGGCGTGACGGCCGGGCCGGCCGATCTCCTGGTCGAGCTGGACGACGGGCAGGGGCTCGTCTGGCCGGACTTCCTGGGAGCGGGCGAGCCGGTGGCGCCGGCGGCGGGGACTCCCCCGGTCCGCGCCGCGCTCAGCGTCGACGGGCGCCCGGCGGGGAGCGCCCAGCGGCTGGCAGGCGGGCTCCTCCGCCTGCCCCTGGACGTGGTGGCGGCCTTCGGCGGCTGGCGCCTGCGGGCGCTGCCCGGCACGGGGGAACGGTGGTTGGAGCCCTCCCAGGGGGGTGCCGGTTACCTGGCCGTCGCCGGCCGTGCCCTCCTCTGGCCGGTCGGGCGGGCCGTCCTGCCCGAGCCGCTGCCGGCGCCGGTGGTCGGCGAAGGCGAGACCGTCTGGATGCCGCTCCAGCCGGGGAGCGCGCCGGCGCGGGAGCTGCTGGGGCCGTCGGCGCGGCTGGTGGTGCGGGGCGACGGGAGCGTGGCGCTGAACCACCTCCTCTACGACACCCGCTCCCATTGGGCGGGGCCGCTGATCGAGGAGCTGGCCCGCCGGGGGGTCGTCGCCGGCTACCCGGACGGCTCCTTCCGGCCCGATCGGCCCGTCAGCCGCGGGGAGGCGCTGGCGCTCCTCGTCCGGGCGCTGGGCCTGAAGCCGGTCCCCCACCCGGGTGAGAGCTGGGTGGCGCAGGCGGGCTTCCTGGGCGCCGCGCTCCAGGAAGGGCTGCTCACCGCGCGCGACGCCGCCGCCTTCGAACCGTCCGCGCCGCTCGACCGGCTCCAGCTGGCCGTCTGGCTGGCGCGCACGCGGGCGCTGGCCCGCTGGCGGCCGGCACCGGCCACCGCCCTCCCCTACGCGGACCTGGCAGGGCTGAGCGCGGAGGAGCGCCAGGCCGTCGCCGTCGTCCGGGCAGCGGGCGTCATGTTGGGGGAGCCCGGCGCCCCGGCGCCCCGCTTCGCCCCCGCGCGTCCGCTCAGCCGGGCCGAGGCGGCCGCGGTGGCCTCCCGCCTGCCCGCGCCGGCGGGGCATTGACCGGTCAGGCGGGCCGGCGGACGGCCCCCGACAGCTCCTCGGCCACCCGGCGTGCGGCCGAGATCCCGCTGGCGATGCAGTCGGGCAGGCCGATGCCGCGGTAGCTGGCGCCGGCCAGGGCGAGCGCCGGCCAGGAGGCGAGCCGCTCCTCGATGGCGGCGACGCGCTCCAGGTGGCCCAGGGTGTAGGCGGGGAGCCCCTGGGGCCAGGCGGCGGCACGGACCAGGACCGGCTCGGCGCGGAGCCCGATCATCGCCTCCAGCTCCTGCCGCGTCGCCGCCACCATCTCCGCCTCGGGGCGGAGCGCCATCTCGGGGTTGGCCGCGCCGCCCAGGAAGGCGCGCAGGAGGATCGTCCCGGCCGGGGCACGCCCCCGGAACTTGTTGGAGCTGTAGGTGACCCCGTTGATCCGCCGGCGCTCCACCGCGGGCACGAGGAAGCCGCTCCCGCGGAGCGGCACCCGGAGCTCCTCCAGGCGGTACGCGAGGTTGACCACGGCCAGGGGGACGCTCTCGATCCGCCCGGCCACGGCCGCCAGCCGGGGGTCGAGGTCGCCCAGCAGCCGCGCCACCGCCCCCGCGGGGGTGGCCACCACCACGCCGTCCGCCTCCAGCGCCTCCCCGCCGGCCAGCCGGAGCCGATACCGGCGCCGGCCGCCACCGGCCCGGTCGGCGGCGCCCGCCGCCTCGACGGCCTCCACCCGCTCCACCGGCGCGCCCGTCCGGAGGGGGACACCGGCGGCGCTCAGCGCCGCCACCATGGCGTCGGTCAACGTCTCCATGCCCTCGTCGAAGCTGACGAAGAAGCTCTTCGGGACGGTGACCTCCCTGGCTCCGGCTGCCGCGCCACCGCCACCCTCCCTCGCCGCCGCGGCGGGGGAGGCGGCCGGGATGGCGGGGGCAGCCGGCCGCCGCGCCCTGCGGCGCCGCGCCCAGGCCGCCCGCAGGACGCTGCCCGACTCCCGCTCCATCTCGGCGAGGCGGGGGAAGGTGGCGCGGAGGCTCATGGTCCGGGGCGGCGCCCCGTGGATGCCGGCGATCAGCGGCTCCGCCAGCCGATCCAGCACCTCGCGGCCGAAGCGCCGGCAGACGAACGCCTCCAGGCTCTCGTCGGCATCGTCCCGGCGCGGCGGGAGGACGAGGTCGGCCAGCGCGCGCAGCTTCCCCGGACCGGAGATCAGCCGGGTGGCCAGGAGGGCGCGGAGGTCCGTGGGCACCATCACGTCGAGGCCGGCGGGGATCGGCTCCAGCCGCCCCCGCGACCAGATGGTGGAGCTCTGCCCCGGCTCGGTGGGGATCATCCGCTCCGCGATCCCCACCCGGCGCGCCATCTCCACCACGGCCGGCCGGTAGGTGATGAACGAATCCGGCCCGTACTCGAGGAGGAAGCCGTCCACCCGCTCGCTCCGCACCTTGCCGCCCAGGCGGCCGCTCCCCTCCAGCAGGAGCACCTCCAGGCCGCGGTCGCGGAGTTCCAGGGCGGCACTGAGCCCGGCGACGCCGCCGCCCACCACCGCCACCCGGGGCCGGTCCGGGCGCCGGCTCCCCAGCGGCTCCTCGCTCATCCTCGCTTCCTCTCGCTTTCCGAGGCGGCCCCGACCGCCACCTCGGCGAGGAGGCGGATCAGGCGGGGGGAGTCGTTGAGGCAGGGGACGCGGTGGAAGGCGAGCCCCAGCTCCCGGGCCCGCTCGCGATGGAGCACGTCATTGTCGTAGAGCGTCTCCAGGTGGTCGGCCAGGAAGCCGATGGGGTGGACCACCACCCGGCGGTGGCCCTGGATCCGGAGTTCCTCCAGCACCTGGAGCACGTCCGGCTCCAGCCAGGGCTCCCGGCTCGCCTGCCCGCGGCTCTGGAAGCCCAGTCGCCAGTTGAGCGGGCCCAGCAGGAGGTTGATGCCGCGGACGGTCGCCTCCAGCTGCCGCACGTACGGGTCGCCCGCCTCCACCATGGAGCGCGGCAGGCTGTGGGCGCTGAAGACGACCGGCACGCCGTCCCGCTCCCCTTCCGGCACCTCCTCCAGCGTGGCCGCCAGCCGCTCCGCCAGGGCGCCCAGGTAGAGCGGATGCCGGTGCCATGGTTCCACCCGCCGCGCCTCCATGGCCAGGCCGAGCCGGTCGATCGCCTCCAGGGCGGCGCGCTCGTACTCGTCGATGCTGACCGCCGAGCGGTAGGGCGTCAGGCTGAGCAGGACGAGGCGCCGGACGCCCGCCTCCGCCAGGCGGCGGAGCCCTTCCTCGATCGAGGGGTCGGCGTAGGCCATGCCCACCTCCACCGGCCAGCCGGGTCCGCGCCGCCGGAGCTCCGCCTCGAGGAGCTCCCGCTGGCGGCGGGTGACCGCCGGCAGGGGCGAGCCGCCGAAGCGCCGGTAGCGCTCGGTCACCTCCGCCTCCAGCGCCGGCGGCGGCTCCCGGCGGAGCAGCCTGCGCAGGAAGGCGGGCACCTCCTCCGGCCTCTCCGGACCCCCGAAGCCCAGCAAGAGGACGCCCCAGCGCGTTTCCCGGGGAGCGTCTCCGCCCCGCTCGCTCATCTCCATCCCGCCTCCCCCGCCTCCCGCCGGCCCAGCCGGTGGACCGCCTCCACCAGCCAGGCCACGTGCTCGGGCGGCGTCGCCGGGTCGACGCCGTGCCCCAGGTTGAAGACGTGGCCGCGCGGGCCCGCCGCCCGGAGGATGGCGGCCACGCGCGCCTCCAGCACCTCCCGCGGCGCCTCGGCCAGGAGGAGCGGGTCCAGGTTGCCCTGGACCGGCCGCGCCGGGCCCAGCCGGCGCCGCGCCCAGTCCAGCTCCAGCCGCCAGTCGAGGCCGATCACGTCGCCCCCCGCCTCCGCGGCCAGGTCGAGCAGCCCCGCGCTGGGCGTGAGGAAGTGGATGAGCGGCACCCTCTCCCCCTCCGGCGTCCGCATCTGCGCCACCGCATCGGCGATCCGGCGCGTCCACGGGAGGACGGCCTGCCGGTAGTCCTCCGGCGCCAGCGTCCCCGCCCAGGAGTCGAAGAGCTGGAGCGCCTGCGCACCCGCCTCCACCTGGGCCGCCAGGTAGTCGACGGTGACCGCGGTCAGCCGGTCCATCAGCACCGCCCAGAGCTCGGGCTCCTGCCAGAGGAGCGCCTTGGTCCGCCGGAAGTCGCGGGAGCCGCCGCCCTCCACCGCATAGCTGGCCAGGGTGAAGGGGCCGCCGGCGAAGCCGATCAGGGGGACCGGTCCCCCCTCCGCCTCGCTCCGCCCCGCCAGCGCCGCACGGACGGTCCGCGCCGCCTCCAGCACGTAGGCGAGCGCCTCCCGCGCCGGCGGCGCGCCCAGGCGCTCCACGTCCCGCCGTTCCCGGACCGGGCGGTCGAGGAGCGGTCCCTTGCCCGGCTCGTAGCGGAGGCCGAGCCCCATCGCCTCGAGGGGAAGCAGGATGTCGGCGAAGAGGATGGCGGCGTCGAGCGGGAAGCGCCGGAGCGGCTGGAGCGTCACCTCCGCCGCCAGCTCGGGCGTCTTCACCAGGGTGAGGAAGCCGTGCCTCTCCTGGAGCGCCCGGTACTCGGGGAGGTAGCGGCCCGCCTGGCGCATCAGCCAGATCGGCGTCGTCTCCACCGGCTCGCCCCGGCAGGCGCGAAGGAGGCGAGAGACGCCCGTCCGTGATCGCTCCGTCCCCCTCACCTCCTCCTCACCTCTGCGCGCGTCGAAAATCCGCGCAACATCCTACCACCGGCCGGGAGGCTCCGGGTCGAGCGCGCGGCGTATCATGGAGGCGACGTCGGAAGGCGGCGGGCCGTGGACTCACCGCAGGTGAGCGGCCTGCCGGAAAGGGTGCGACGATGGCGGTGGAACAGCTCTTCTGGCGCGCCAGCGAGCCGCCTTCCCCCGGCGACCGCAGCCCGCTCCTGCTTCTCTTCCACGGCTACGGGAGCAACGAGGGGGATCTGCTGGCGCTGGCGCCGCTGTTGCCCGGCTTTCGCCTCGTCTCCGCCCGCGGCCCCCTGGAGCTGGGCCCGGGCGCCTACGCCTGGTTCGACCTCGGGGGTCCGACGCTGGAGATCGACCCGGGCAGCTTCCTGGAGAGCCTGCAGCGGGCGGAGGCGCTGCTCGACGACCTCTCCGCCCGCTATGCCTGCGAACCGCACCGCCTGGTGGTGGGCGGCTTCAGCCAGGGCGCCATGCTGGCGGCGGCACTCGCCTTGCGGCAGCCCGCCCGGGTGGGCGCGCTCCTGATGATGAGCGGCCGGCTGCCACCCGAGAGCCTCGTCCGGCCCGCCGACGCCGGCGGTACCGGCCGGCCCCTGGCCGGCCTGGAGGCGATGATCACGCACGGGCGTGCCGACCCGCTCATCCCGCCCGCCGACGCCGAGGCGGCGCGCGACCGGCTGCAGGCGCTGGGCGCGCACGTGACGCTCCGGCTGTACGAGATGGGCCACCAGCTGAGCGGGGAGGCGGCCGAGGCGGTGAGCGCCTGGCTCAGGACGCTCCGGGAGATGGCCTGAGCGCCGCCAGGATCGCCTCCGCGCAGGCCTCCGGCGCCTCCAGCAGGACGAAGTGGCCGGCACCGGGCACCCGCTCGAGCCGGGCACCGGGGATCCGACTTGCCAGGAACTCGCCGTACCGCGGCGGCGTCAGGGGATCCGCCTCGCCGTGGATCACCAGGGTGGGCAGGCGGATGGCGCCGACCGCCTCGCGGCGGTCGAAGCGGTCGCAGGCGAGGAAGTCGGCCAGGGCGACGGGGAGCGCGACCTCCTCCGGATCCGCTTCCTCCGCTCGCCCGGGTCCCTCCGCTCCCCCCGGTCCCTCTCCGGACGGGGCGCGGAGAAGCGGCGGCAGGCTTCCCGCCTCCATTTGCTCCAGGAAGGCCGGGGCCACCCGCAGTCGCGCCCCGGTCGCCACCAGGACCAGGCCGGCCAGGCGTTCCGGGAACGCCAGCGCCGCCTCCTGGGCGATGGCGCCGCCCATGGAATGGCCGGCGAGCCAGGGCCGCCCGAGACCGGGCCAGGAGGCGGCCAGGGCGTCGAGCAGCCGGCCGAGCCAGGCGGCGTAGGCCGGGATGCTCACCTCGCCCGTCCGCGCGGCGCTGCCGCCGTGGCCCGGCAGGTCGGGCGCAAGCGCCAGAAGCCTCTCCCGCGCCAGCAGCCGGAGCAGCGGCAGCCAGTGGCGCGCGCCGCCTCCCGCGCCGTGGACCGCCAGGAGCCAGGGCCGGCCGGCGGCCTGATCCGCCGGCTCCCCGGTGGCCCAGAGGCGGACGGGCAGGCCGTCGACCACGAGCCGGAGCCGCCGTACGAGTTCAGAAGCCATCCGACCCCTCCCCCTCCCCGTCCTCCCCCGGGGCGCCCTCCCGGATCGGGTGAAGAGCGGCCGCCGGCAGCTCGAGGAGCAGCCGGCTCCCGCGACCGGCGCCCAGCGCGGGCAGCGAGCCGGCGCCGGCGTCGGCCACCAGCGGCACGCCGGCGTCCAGGTGAACCCCGTCGAAGGCACCCCACGCCACGACGCGCTCGACGCGCGCCCAGACCCTGTTCTCGCCCGGCGGTCCCGCCACCTCCCCCGCCTCCCCCAGGATCCGGACCCGCTCCGGCCGGATGCCGACGGTCACCGGCAGCCCCGGTCTCCACCCGTCTTCCCTTGCGGCTTCCGAGGCCGTCCCGGGCCGTCGCTCCGGGAGCTCCACCGCCCGCACGCCGAGCGGAAGGCGGACCCACAGCCGCCGCTCGCCGCCGGCCACCGCCTCCACCCGGCCCCCGCTCAGCAAGAGCTCGTAGATCTTGACCGGCGCCGTCTCCGGGCCCGGTCGGGGCAGAGCGTGGAGACGGCGCGGCGCCCGCTGCAAGTCGTCACGGAACGGCGGGTAGCACCCCGAAGAGGGTCGATCTCGCAGCCCGGCCTCAGCCTCCGGCGATCGGCGGGAAGAGGGAGATGGCGTCGTCGGCTTCCAGGACGGTCTCGAGGCCACCCTGCCAGCGCACCTCGCGGCCGTTCCGGAAGATGTGGACGAAGGGCCGCACCTCGCCCCGCTCGTCGAGGATCTCTCCGCGCAGAGCCGGATGTCCCTCGAAGAGCCTCTCCAGGGCGAAGCGCACCGTGGCCCGGTCCGGAACCTCCAGGGTCTCCGACGACGTGCCCGCGACCTGCCGCAGGTTGGCGTAGAGCCGTACCGCGATCTTCACCCAGGTCACCTCCCACGGGGGGGCCGGCCGCGGTCCCCTCGGCCATGGCCGCGTGCGTTTTTTCATAACTTTCCAATGTTGACGGTCCGTGCAAGCGACTTTTATTGTAATCGTACCGCGGCAGATGTCCCGCTCGGCACCGGAAGTCCGCGGCACCGTCCAACGAGCGGAGGCGATCGCATGCTGGGTGGCTACGCGAACCGGATAGCCTGGATCGACCTGACCAGCGGAGACATCGAGTACAGGCCCGTGGACGAGCGCCTGGCCCGCACCTACATCGGCGGTCGGGGGCTGGGCGTCCGCTTCGTCCTGGACAACGGGCCCCACGTCGAACCCCTCTCTCCGGAGAACATCCTCTGCCTCATGAACGGTCCCATCTCCGGAACGCTCGTCAACATGAGCGGCAGAATGGCCGTGGTGACCCGCTCGCCTCTGACCGGTACCGTGACCGACTCCCACATCGGCGGCTGGACCGCGGCGCGCCTCAAGTGGGCCGGCTTCGACGGCCTGGTCTTCCGCGGGCGCGCCGATCACCCGGTCTACGCCTACGTCGAAGACGGTCGCGTGCAGCTGATGGACGCCACCCCGTACTGGGGGAAGGGCATCCACGAGACCATCGCGGCGCTCCGGGAGCGTCACGGGGAGCGCGACGTCAGCGTGCTGGCCATCGGCCCGGCGGGCGAGAACCAGGTCCGCTTCGCCGCCATGATCAACGAGAACGATCGCGCCGCGGGCCGCGGCGGCACGGGTGCGGTGGCGGGGTCCAAGGGCCTGAAGGCCGTGGTGATCAAGGCGCCGAGCCGTCTGCCCAAACCCGCGGATCCCGAGGCCTTCAGCGTTGCCCACGACGAGGCGCTGCGGCAGATCAACGAGAGCCCGATCACGGGTCCGCGCAAGGGTGGGCTCTCCGTCTACGGGACCAACGTGCTGATGAACATCACCAACGTCGCCGGCGCCCTGCCGGTCCGGAACGGCCAGACGACCACCATGGCCACGGCCGAGCTGACCTCCGGCGAATGGGTGCGCGAGCACATCCTGGTCGGCGAACCCACCTGCCACGCCTGCCCGGTGGCCTGCAAGAAGGAGGTCGAGATCAAGGCAGGCCGCTTCAAGGTCCGGGGCGAGTCCTTCGAATACGAGTCCTCCTGGGCGCTGGGCGCCAACTGCGGCAACGACGACGCCGCGTCCATCGCCTACATGATCGCCCTCTGCAACGACCTGGGGATGGACACCATCGAGACGGGCAATGCGCTCTCCATGAGCATGGAGGCGACCGAGCGCGGCCTGCTCCAGGGCGAGAGGGCGCTCGCCTGGGGCGACACGGAGGGCATGGTGCGCACCATCGAGGCCATTGCCCACCGGCACCCGGGGCTGGGCGAGCTTCTCGCCGACGGCCCCGCGCGGGCGGCGCAGCGCCTGGGCGCTCCCGAGCTCTCGATGAGCGTCAAGGGGCAGTCCATCCCCGCCTACGATCCGCGCGGCATCCAGGGCATGGGCCTGGGCTACGCCACCTCCAACCGGGGAGCGTGCCACCTGCGCGGGTACACGCCGGCCGCCGAGCTGCTCGGCATCCCCGTGGCGACCGATCGGCTGGCCTGGAAAGGCAAGGGGGAGCTGCTCAAGACCTTCCAGGATCTGCACGCCTTCTCCGACTCCATGGACGTCTGCAAGTTCTCGGCCTTCGCCGAGAGCGCGGAGAACTACGCCGCCCAGTTCTCGGCCGTCACGGGCTGGAAGATCACGGCCGAGGACGTGATGCGGATCGGCGAGCGCATCTACAACCTGGAGCGCTACTACAACAACCTCGCCGGCTTCACGGGCGACGACGACACGCTGCCACGGCGCTTCCTCGAGGAGCCGGCGGCGGGCGGCAGCGAGGGCTCGGTCACCCGTCTCTCCGACATGCTGGAGGAGTATTACGCCGCCCGGGGCTGGCAGGACGGCGTCGTGCCCGAATCGAAGCTCCGCGAACTCGGCATCGAACCCGTGCAGAGCGGGGCCGCGTAAACCCGCCCCGGCCGTTCGGGAACCCGCCGGAACGGTCGCCGCTCGCACGCCCAGGAAGCCGCCCCGCCCCGGGGCGGCTTCCTTCCACTCTCGAGTCGCCATGAAAGCGGTCGGCAGGGGAGGGAGGCCAGGGGGATGCAACTTTTCGAGGTCAAGAGCGTGGCGGAGGTGCTCGCGCTCATCGATCGGGAGTTCGGGCCCCTCCAGAGGGAGCCCGAGAACGTTCCGGTCGAGGAGGCGGCGGGTCGCGTGCTGGCGCGCGACCTCTTCGCACCCGGGGACATCCCGGGGTTCGACCGGTCGACCGTCGACGGCTACGCCGTCCGGGCAGGCGAGACGGCGGGCGCCTCGGAGGCTCTTCCCGCCATGCTCACGCTGGCGGG
This window contains:
- a CDS encoding alpha/beta hydrolase, whose protein sequence is MASELVRRLRLVVDGLPVRLWATGEPADQAAGRPWLLAVHGAGGGARHWLPLLRLLARERLLALAPDLPGHGGSAARTGEVSIPAYAAWLGRLLDALAASWPGLGRPWLAGHSMGGAIAQEAALAFPERLAGLVLVATGARLRVAPAFLEQMEAGSLPPLLRAPSGEGPGGAEGPGRAEEADPEEVALPVALADFLACDRFDRREAVGAIRLPTLVIHGEADPLTPPRYGEFLASRIPGARLERVPGAGHFVLLEAPEACAEAILAALRPSPGAS
- a CDS encoding MoaD/ThiS family protein; amino-acid sequence: MTWVKIAVRLYANLRQVAGTSSETLEVPDRATVRFALERLFEGHPALRGEILDERGEVRPFVHIFRNGREVRWQGGLETVLEADDAISLFPPIAGG
- a CDS encoding aldehyde ferredoxin oxidoreductase family protein produces the protein MLGGYANRIAWIDLTSGDIEYRPVDERLARTYIGGRGLGVRFVLDNGPHVEPLSPENILCLMNGPISGTLVNMSGRMAVVTRSPLTGTVTDSHIGGWTAARLKWAGFDGLVFRGRADHPVYAYVEDGRVQLMDATPYWGKGIHETIAALRERHGERDVSVLAIGPAGENQVRFAAMINENDRAAGRGGTGAVAGSKGLKAVVIKAPSRLPKPADPEAFSVAHDEALRQINESPITGPRKGGLSVYGTNVLMNITNVAGALPVRNGQTTTMATAELTSGEWVREHILVGEPTCHACPVACKKEVEIKAGRFKVRGESFEYESSWALGANCGNDDAASIAYMIALCNDLGMDTIETGNALSMSMEATERGLLQGERALAWGDTEGMVRTIEAIAHRHPGLGELLADGPARAAQRLGAPELSMSVKGQSIPAYDPRGIQGMGLGYATSNRGACHLRGYTPAAELLGIPVATDRLAWKGKGELLKTFQDLHAFSDSMDVCKFSAFAESAENYAAQFSAVTGWKITAEDVMRIGERIYNLERYYNNLAGFTGDDDTLPRRFLEEPAAGGSEGSVTRLSDMLEEYYAARGWQDGVVPESKLRELGIEPVQSGAA